The uncultured Sphaerochaeta sp. genome includes a window with the following:
- a CDS encoding SPFH domain-containing protein — protein MNEPVYSKEKVLNRPSIGLTILVVNVLLILLSFALFIFGMAADIPGAFRAVVITLGALYGFIIGPILFGGLKIIKPNEALVLTLFGKYYGTLKKEGFYFVNPFVTAVNPASSSDNSSGSYKLEGKTDANKSGTTAYSIQIPKRKLSLKAMTLNNEKQKINDSQGNPIIIGVVVIWKVVDTAKAVFDVDNYVDYLSIQCDSALRNVVRLFPYDSDDDEKSLRGSSREVAEDLLKELQGKVSVAGLEILEARITHLSYAPEIAAAMLQRQQASAIIAARQKIVEGAVGMVQMALEQLNESEVVNLDEERKASMVSNLLVVLCGNKDVQPIVNSGSLY, from the coding sequence ATGAATGAACCTGTCTACTCAAAAGAAAAAGTCCTGAACCGACCTTCAATCGGATTGACAATCCTGGTAGTCAATGTACTGCTTATACTCTTGTCATTTGCCCTATTCATCTTTGGCATGGCTGCAGATATTCCAGGAGCTTTTCGTGCAGTTGTCATTACCCTTGGAGCGCTCTATGGCTTTATCATCGGTCCAATCTTGTTTGGGGGATTGAAGATTATCAAACCGAATGAAGCGTTGGTGCTTACCTTATTCGGTAAGTATTATGGAACACTCAAGAAAGAGGGATTTTACTTTGTAAATCCATTTGTGACAGCGGTAAATCCTGCATCTTCATCTGATAACTCTTCAGGTTCCTATAAGCTTGAAGGAAAGACAGATGCGAATAAGAGTGGAACGACTGCCTATTCAATACAGATTCCAAAACGTAAGCTATCCTTGAAAGCAATGACGCTGAACAATGAGAAGCAGAAAATCAATGACTCACAGGGCAATCCAATCATTATCGGTGTTGTTGTAATCTGGAAAGTGGTTGATACCGCGAAAGCAGTGTTTGACGTTGACAACTATGTGGATTATCTTTCCATACAGTGCGATAGTGCACTGAGAAATGTGGTACGGCTCTTCCCCTACGATAGTGATGATGATGAAAAATCATTGAGAGGAAGCAGTCGGGAGGTAGCAGAGGATCTACTGAAGGAACTGCAAGGTAAAGTTTCCGTTGCCGGCCTGGAAATTTTGGAGGCAAGAATTACCCATCTCTCCTACGCGCCAGAGATAGCAGCGGCAATGTTGCAACGTCAGCAAGCGTCTGCTATCATCGCTGCGAGACAAAAAATTGTGGAAGGAGCGGTTGGAATGGTCCAGATGGCTCTTGAGCAGTTGAATGAGAGTGAGGTGGTGAATCTGGATGAAGAGCGTAAGGCTTCCATGGTAAGCAATCTTTTGGTGGTCCTTTGTGGCAACAAGGATGTACAACCAATTGTAAACAGTGGGTCGCTCTATTAA
- the speA gene encoding biosynthetic arginine decarboxylase → MDTWTLDDARKLYHIDSWGNEYFHVSEKGEVEVRLKDKDPESQVSLLSIVKGLQERGMKLPVLLRFSNILDSRIQHINESFLGAMKDAGYTGTYRGVYPIKVNQQQQVVEEICKYGKQYHHGLETGSKAELLLALAHIDDLEAYVVCNGYKDEEYIDLALRGLSMGVQTVLVVEMPGEVDIILERSRAMGVKPNIGLRMKPSTVASGHWTDSGGDRSVFGLNTTQVIQVVDKLRKEQMLDSLKLLHYHLGSQIPNIRDIRMGATEAARFYCGLVHEGAPMGLLDIGGGLAIDYDGSHTDSSNSRNYSTKEYCDDVVEEVMTICKEEHVTHPTLLSESGRALVSYYSVLLLNVLDTNIFWNGEDVEANLEPEVLPALENLLYVRKMLNEKNAQECLNDLNYYREEIRNKFLYGKVNMRERAAAEHVYWSIVAEIKQTYGEVESPEFEKLEQQLSDIYYGNFSLFQSLPDVWAIDQLFPIMPIHMLDKRPDRKAILSDITCDSEGKIDRFIGRWEVENTLSLHTLPENDDYILGVFLVGAYQETLGDLHNLLGDTNVASVTYEDGKFRLHNELEGDTVADVLSYVEYEPKHLEALIRNKAERAVQDGRITPLERRRIIAAYTAGLRGYTYYETDQEE, encoded by the coding sequence ATGGATACTTGGACACTAGATGACGCAAGAAAGCTGTATCACATCGATTCCTGGGGAAATGAGTATTTTCATGTCTCAGAGAAAGGGGAAGTGGAAGTACGGCTAAAAGATAAAGACCCAGAAAGTCAAGTAAGCTTGTTATCCATAGTCAAGGGTTTGCAAGAGAGAGGCATGAAACTGCCTGTACTCCTGCGATTTTCAAATATCCTTGACTCGAGGATCCAACATATCAATGAGAGTTTCCTTGGAGCCATGAAGGATGCCGGCTATACCGGTACCTACCGGGGCGTCTATCCTATCAAGGTAAACCAACAACAACAGGTTGTTGAGGAAATATGCAAATACGGTAAGCAGTACCATCATGGTTTGGAGACCGGCAGCAAGGCTGAGCTTTTGCTTGCCCTTGCTCATATTGATGATCTGGAAGCCTATGTTGTCTGTAACGGATACAAGGATGAGGAATATATTGACTTGGCCCTGAGAGGACTCTCCATGGGAGTGCAAACCGTACTGGTAGTGGAGATGCCGGGAGAGGTGGATATTATTCTTGAACGAAGCAGGGCAATGGGCGTTAAGCCCAATATTGGACTGAGAATGAAACCCTCAACCGTTGCAAGTGGACACTGGACAGATAGTGGCGGGGATCGAAGTGTATTCGGTCTGAATACCACACAGGTTATCCAGGTGGTTGATAAGCTCAGGAAGGAGCAGATGCTCGATAGCCTGAAATTATTACACTATCATCTTGGAAGCCAGATTCCCAACATCCGTGACATCCGTATGGGTGCAACTGAAGCCGCACGATTCTACTGTGGATTGGTGCATGAAGGCGCCCCCATGGGATTGTTGGATATCGGCGGGGGATTGGCAATCGACTATGATGGTTCACATACCGATAGCTCGAACAGCAGAAACTATTCCACCAAAGAGTATTGTGATGACGTTGTAGAGGAAGTGATGACCATCTGTAAGGAAGAGCATGTTACCCATCCAACCTTGCTCAGTGAGTCAGGAAGAGCATTGGTATCCTACTATTCGGTACTGCTGCTCAACGTCCTGGATACCAATATTTTCTGGAACGGGGAGGATGTTGAGGCAAATCTCGAACCGGAAGTGCTTCCAGCATTGGAGAATCTTCTCTACGTGAGGAAGATGCTGAATGAAAAGAATGCACAGGAGTGCCTGAACGACCTGAACTACTACCGTGAGGAGATCAGGAACAAGTTTCTCTATGGTAAGGTGAATATGAGGGAGCGTGCTGCAGCAGAGCATGTTTACTGGTCTATTGTTGCAGAGATCAAGCAGACCTATGGGGAAGTTGAGTCGCCTGAGTTTGAGAAGTTGGAGCAGCAATTATCAGATATTTACTATGGAAACTTCAGTCTCTTCCAATCACTTCCTGATGTTTGGGCGATTGATCAATTATTCCCCATCATGCCGATCCATATGCTGGACAAGAGGCCGGACAGAAAGGCAATCCTAAGTGACATCACCTGTGACAGCGAGGGAAAAATCGATCGATTTATTGGTCGCTGGGAGGTGGAGAACACCCTCAGCCTTCACACCCTTCCTGAGAATGATGACTACATCCTCGGGGTCTTCTTGGTTGGGGCTTACCAGGAAACACTGGGGGACCTGCACAATCTGCTGGGAGATACCAATGTTGCCTCAGTTACCTATGAGGATGGAAAATTCCGACTGCATAATGAATTGGAAGGTGATACTGTGGCTGATGTACTAAGCTACGTGGAATACGAGCCAAAGCATTTGGAGGCTCTAATCAGAAACAAAGCTGAACGTGCAGTTCAGGATGGAAGGATAACCCCGCTTGAGAGGCGGCGCATCATTGCTGCCTATACAGCCGGACTCAGAGGATATACCTACTACGAAACCGACCAAGAGGAGTAA
- a CDS encoding saccharopine dehydrogenase family protein gives MEKKRLMIIGAGGVGNVAVRKSARMEDLYEVILLASRTKAKCDAIAAEAGPVPVETAQVDADDVGALVSLMESFKPDVVLNVALPYQDLPIMDACLKYGVDYVDTANYEPKDEAHFEYSYQWAYQEKFKEAGLTALLGSGFDPGVTNVFTAYAAKHYFDEMHYLDIVDCNAGDHGKSFATNFNPEINIREITQNGRYYEDGEWRSTEPLEIHQNVDYPRIGGKESYLLFHEELESLVKHYPSLKRARFWMTFSQQYITHLKVLEDIGMTSIKPVMFQGMEIQPLQFLKAVLPEPSSLGENYKGQTSIGCQIKGIKDGKERTLYIFNNCSHQMAYQDTKAQAVSYTTGVPAALGTSLVARGIWKEPGVNNMEQFDPDPFLEELGPLGLPWEVVVDGKLAFGE, from the coding sequence ATGGAAAAGAAACGTTTAATGATCATAGGAGCAGGTGGCGTCGGTAATGTTGCCGTACGCAAATCTGCCAGAATGGAAGACCTATATGAAGTGATCTTGCTTGCAAGCAGGACAAAAGCCAAATGTGATGCAATTGCCGCTGAGGCAGGACCCGTTCCTGTAGAAACTGCACAGGTTGATGCTGATGATGTTGGGGCCTTGGTCAGCCTCATGGAGAGCTTCAAGCCTGATGTGGTACTCAATGTTGCACTTCCTTACCAGGACCTCCCGATCATGGATGCCTGCCTGAAATATGGTGTTGATTATGTTGATACTGCAAATTACGAACCAAAGGATGAAGCACATTTTGAATACTCCTACCAGTGGGCTTACCAGGAAAAGTTCAAGGAGGCTGGCCTGACAGCACTGCTTGGAAGTGGGTTTGACCCTGGGGTGACCAATGTATTCACTGCATATGCTGCAAAACACTATTTTGATGAGATGCACTATCTCGATATTGTAGACTGTAATGCAGGGGATCATGGAAAGAGCTTTGCTACCAACTTCAATCCTGAGATCAATATCCGTGAAATCACCCAAAACGGCCGCTACTATGAAGACGGGGAGTGGAGGAGTACAGAACCTCTGGAAATACACCAGAACGTGGATTATCCACGTATCGGGGGGAAGGAGAGCTATCTGCTCTTTCATGAGGAATTGGAATCCTTGGTAAAACACTATCCGAGTCTGAAACGGGCCCGTTTCTGGATGACTTTCAGTCAGCAATACATCACCCATCTGAAGGTACTTGAGGACATTGGGATGACCAGCATCAAGCCGGTCATGTTCCAGGGAATGGAAATACAACCATTGCAATTCCTCAAGGCCGTACTTCCTGAGCCTTCCTCTCTTGGAGAGAACTACAAGGGACAAACCTCCATTGGTTGCCAGATCAAGGGGATCAAGGACGGTAAGGAGCGCACTCTCTATATTTTCAACAACTGCAGCCACCAGATGGCCTACCAGGATACCAAAGCACAGGCAGTAAGTTATACAACAGGTGTTCCTGCTGCTCTTGGAACCAGTTTGGTTGCCCGTGGCATCTGGAAGGAGCCTGGGGTAAACAATATGGAACAGTTCGACCCTGATCCATTCCTTGAGGAACTCGGACCACTGGGCCTTCCTTGGGAAGTGGTTGTTGACGGCAAGCTTGCCTTTGGTGAGTAG
- the nspC gene encoding carboxynorspermidine decarboxylase, with the protein MIDLKKISHTPAFVLEYGLLKKNLTIIGQLQKDLPLSFLFALKGFAMHAVFPELASVASGATASSLNEALLASPYFNEIHAYAPVYQKNEFETIASMATHITFNSVSQLETYRERSSNAKLGLRINAMYSTVSTALYDPCSYGSRLGILPKDLAQLPEGVSGLHSHNLCESGAEELAHTLSSIEKHWGHLLGHIEWLNLGGGHLVTREGYDLDLFRKTIQEFHNKYPHIKLILEPGAAFVWETGYLVTEILDIVDNGGIKTLMIDASFAAHMPDCLEMPYSPNVIGAQLEENGVYRLGGSSCLAGDWVGSYTFEKAPKIGDHLVLCDMMHYTMVKTTMFNGIALPDIGIYRDGTYTVVKTFGFDDYQRRLS; encoded by the coding sequence ATGATCGATTTGAAAAAGATTAGCCATACTCCAGCATTTGTGTTGGAGTATGGGCTTCTGAAAAAGAATCTTACCATCATTGGACAGTTGCAGAAGGATCTTCCCCTCTCCTTCCTCTTCGCCCTTAAAGGGTTTGCGATGCACGCGGTATTCCCCGAGTTAGCCTCTGTAGCAAGCGGGGCAACTGCATCCTCACTGAATGAGGCACTACTTGCATCTCCTTATTTTAATGAAATCCACGCATATGCTCCGGTGTATCAGAAGAACGAATTTGAAACCATTGCCTCGATGGCAACACACATAACGTTCAACTCTGTTTCCCAGCTGGAGACATATCGTGAAAGAAGTAGCAATGCTAAATTGGGGCTTCGCATCAATGCCATGTACTCGACAGTCTCTACTGCCTTGTATGATCCCTGTAGCTACGGAAGCCGATTAGGGATACTTCCCAAGGATCTTGCACAACTCCCGGAGGGGGTGAGTGGTTTGCACTCCCACAACCTCTGTGAAAGTGGCGCAGAGGAACTGGCCCATACGCTTTCTTCAATAGAAAAGCATTGGGGTCATTTACTTGGTCATATTGAGTGGCTGAATCTTGGTGGTGGACATCTGGTAACCAGAGAAGGGTATGACCTGGATCTATTCAGAAAAACGATCCAGGAGTTCCACAACAAGTATCCCCACATCAAGCTCATATTGGAGCCTGGGGCAGCCTTTGTTTGGGAGACAGGGTATCTAGTAACCGAAATTCTTGATATTGTTGATAATGGTGGTATCAAGACATTGATGATTGATGCCTCCTTTGCGGCACATATGCCGGACTGTCTGGAAATGCCGTACTCCCCAAATGTAATAGGAGCGCAGCTGGAAGAGAATGGTGTCTACCGTCTTGGTGGATCATCTTGCTTGGCAGGGGACTGGGTGGGTAGTTACACCTTTGAGAAAGCACCTAAGATTGGGGACCATCTGGTACTCTGTGACATGATGCACTACACCATGGTCAAAACCACTATGTTCAATGGTATCGCCTTACCGGATATCGGCATCTATCGTGATGGGACTTATACCGTGGTGAAAACCTTCGGATTTGATGATTATCAACGACGTTTGTCGTAG
- a CDS encoding agmatinase family protein — MEHWFLDSEFPNCDKETARFHVIPFPLEDTVSYMGGTADGPDAIIEASSQLEQLVEGFGNPGALGIHTREPLGTEGMVEQAIAAAAEAILQAYDQGSIPVLLGGEHSVTNAAIPLLRDRFSQGEVGILQFDAHMDLRDAYEGSKLSHASVMRRAVEAGIPLFQVGIRNYSEEDLEARERYQVGHYDAAFLYGQKYKHSLESLDLPSDFPKQLYVTFDVDAFDCGLMSATGTPDPGGLSWWDAITLLTVLTKDRTIVGCDVVELAPNTLHHPSYTASKLTYFLMGLASKRSSQ; from the coding sequence ATGGAACACTGGTTTTTGGATTCAGAATTTCCCAACTGTGACAAGGAAACAGCACGATTTCATGTAATCCCTTTTCCCTTGGAAGATACTGTCTCCTACATGGGCGGTACAGCGGATGGACCAGATGCCATCATAGAAGCTTCATCCCAACTTGAACAACTTGTTGAGGGATTTGGGAATCCAGGCGCCTTGGGAATTCATACCAGGGAACCGCTTGGAACAGAAGGCATGGTTGAACAAGCGATAGCAGCCGCTGCTGAGGCTATCCTCCAGGCATATGACCAGGGATCGATCCCTGTACTCCTCGGTGGTGAGCATTCGGTTACCAATGCTGCAATTCCACTCTTGAGAGACCGATTTTCCCAAGGAGAGGTAGGTATCCTGCAGTTCGACGCACACATGGACCTAAGGGATGCCTATGAAGGCAGCAAACTCAGCCATGCATCGGTCATGAGACGTGCCGTAGAGGCTGGTATTCCTCTTTTCCAGGTAGGTATACGGAATTATAGTGAAGAGGATCTTGAAGCACGTGAGCGTTACCAGGTTGGTCACTATGATGCAGCATTCCTCTACGGCCAGAAGTATAAACACTCGCTGGAATCATTGGATCTTCCTTCTGATTTTCCCAAACAACTGTATGTCACCTTCGATGTTGATGCATTCGATTGTGGGTTGATGAGTGCCACCGGAACCCCTGATCCAGGTGGACTCTCATGGTGGGATGCAATTACATTGCTTACCGTCCTTACAAAGGATAGGACAATTGTTGGTTGTGATGTAGTTGAGTTGGCTCCCAATACGTTACATCACCCCTCCTATACCGCAAGTAAGTTGACGTATTTCCTGATGGGATTAGCCAGCAAGCGCAGTTCCCAGTAA
- a CDS encoding flavodoxin produces MKRIAIVYYSGTGNTEALAQAVAKGAKEAGADIKVIKAGLFSADLLDSYDAVAFGCPAMGSESLEDEVFEPMFNALLPHLEGKPVGLFGSYGWGDGEWMEDWAEVTKEAGAVLIGDPVIALDTPEEEALNAAFLLGTALAG; encoded by the coding sequence ATGAAGCGTATTGCAATTGTATATTACAGTGGGACGGGAAATACCGAAGCCTTGGCTCAAGCGGTGGCGAAAGGTGCCAAGGAAGCCGGTGCAGATATCAAGGTGATCAAGGCTGGTCTCTTCTCAGCCGATTTGCTTGATAGCTATGACGCAGTAGCTTTTGGGTGTCCTGCAATGGGCTCAGAAAGCTTGGAAGATGAGGTGTTTGAACCAATGTTCAATGCACTCCTTCCCCATCTGGAGGGAAAACCTGTTGGGCTCTTCGGATCATATGGATGGGGAGACGGAGAGTGGATGGAAGACTGGGCTGAAGTCACCAAGGAAGCAGGAGCAGTATTGATTGGCGACCCGGTCATCGCCTTGGACACCCCTGAAGAAGAAGCGTTGAACGCAGCATTTTTACTGGGAACTGCGCTTGCTGGCTAA
- a CDS encoding tetratricopeptide repeat protein — protein MENYFARLLLSSELDDPLYFARVHQNIADLEKKRVAHFNEYGPMNQEYILLMGDLNMAYYRAGETHKELEVAQQIYQTNQILHGDDDESTIEAMIALGNSYLDDGQSAEAQSIVEDLLGRDYTKENGPSYDLYIDSLCLQADIYHIKKKFDEELLLRQQVLTILTSFQGSTSSQSIMARCALGVCLERRYAWREALEQYRIIRSYLDIESDFASEAEKIGLLVHIARCYRKLGEVEDARTLYRWAHRKAHVYFGPTSPLALKMQRLLKAAEHNNR, from the coding sequence ATGGAAAACTATTTTGCACGATTACTACTCTCCAGTGAACTTGATGACCCGCTCTACTTTGCACGGGTTCATCAGAATATCGCTGATCTGGAGAAGAAGCGCGTAGCTCACTTCAACGAATATGGCCCCATGAATCAAGAATACATACTCCTGATGGGGGATTTGAACATGGCCTATTACCGTGCAGGAGAGACCCATAAAGAATTGGAAGTTGCTCAACAGATTTATCAGACAAATCAGATTCTTCATGGTGATGATGATGAGTCAACCATTGAGGCCATGATCGCCTTAGGCAATTCCTATCTTGATGATGGACAGAGCGCTGAGGCACAATCCATTGTTGAAGATCTGCTTGGGCGTGATTACACCAAAGAGAATGGCCCCTCCTATGATCTCTATATCGATTCACTCTGCCTGCAGGCGGATATCTACCACATCAAGAAGAAGTTCGATGAGGAGCTTCTTCTCCGTCAGCAGGTACTCACCATCCTTACCTCATTCCAAGGATCCACGAGCAGTCAGAGTATCATGGCTCGCTGTGCACTAGGGGTATGTCTGGAGAGGCGATATGCTTGGAGAGAAGCACTTGAGCAGTACAGGATTATCCGGTCCTACCTAGATATAGAATCGGATTTTGCCTCTGAAGCAGAGAAAATTGGATTGCTTGTACATATAGCGCGCTGCTACCGCAAGCTCGGTGAAGTTGAGGATGCAAGGACGCTCTACCGGTGGGCTCACCGTAAAGCCCACGTATATTTTGGTCCTACCTCTCCATTGGCTTTGAAAATGCAACGGCTTCTCAAGGCAGCTGAGCACAATAACCGATAA
- a CDS encoding class I SAM-dependent methyltransferase: MDTYVEHNARAWDSEVEKHTIWTDGCTEEQIEKARRGELDMVLSPFKQVPPSWVSDIKGKKILALACGGGQQAVLLALAGAEVTLYDISEKQLAQDASYAERLQLDMEFVKGDMRDLSCFADSTFDLIYNPTSTCFIDEVHSMYQHCYRILKKGGRLLTSITNPVLYLFDEKKALRNHLQVKYTIPYSDLKSLGKKELEKRMRKHDTIEFSHTLQDLLGGLTDCGFHLTDIYTDTAGFMMIDSYIHDCYLAVRAEKSL, encoded by the coding sequence ATGGATACATATGTTGAGCACAATGCCCGAGCCTGGGATAGTGAAGTTGAAAAACACACCATCTGGACAGATGGTTGCACTGAAGAACAGATAGAGAAAGCACGCAGAGGGGAGCTGGATATGGTTCTCTCTCCATTCAAGCAGGTCCCTCCTTCCTGGGTCAGTGATATTAAAGGGAAAAAGATCCTTGCCCTTGCCTGTGGTGGTGGACAACAAGCGGTTCTCCTTGCCCTCGCTGGTGCAGAGGTAACCCTGTATGATATTTCCGAAAAACAACTTGCACAGGATGCCTCCTATGCAGAGCGACTCCAACTGGATATGGAATTCGTCAAGGGAGATATGCGTGATCTCTCATGTTTTGCAGACTCCACGTTTGACCTGATATACAACCCAACCTCCACATGTTTCATTGATGAGGTTCACAGCATGTATCAACACTGCTACAGGATCCTGAAGAAAGGTGGGCGACTGCTTACCAGCATCACCAACCCAGTGCTCTATCTCTTTGACGAAAAGAAAGCCTTGAGAAACCACCTCCAAGTGAAATACACCATCCCCTACTCTGACCTGAAAAGCCTTGGAAAAAAGGAGTTGGAAAAGCGAATGAGAAAACATGATACCATTGAATTTTCCCATACGTTGCAAGACCTGCTTGGAGGGCTTACGGACTGTGGGTTTCATTTAACGGATATCTACACCGATACTGCAGGCTTCATGATGATCGACAGTTATATTCATGACTGCTATCTTGCAGTTCGTGCAGAGAAGAGCTTGTAG
- the thpR gene encoding RNA 2',3'-cyclic phosphodiesterase, whose amino-acid sequence MRLFYALLFPENTLQQLTSIQNTIAPYLSKGNPTSKVNLHLTLAFLGEQDEKILPLLGDILEAMPKREIEVIFNHLGTFPKQGGDIIYSGIAHHTGLFQLQKTLIALLQEYHVVFKDTRFKAHITLFRRARFKELPDMPLFSSKAKSITLMQSHRVQGVLTYTPLISKTIQ is encoded by the coding sequence ATGAGACTCTTCTATGCACTGCTTTTTCCAGAGAACACCTTGCAGCAGCTTACATCCATCCAGAACACCATTGCTCCTTATCTATCTAAAGGAAATCCAACGAGCAAAGTAAATCTCCATCTCACCCTTGCCTTTCTCGGAGAGCAGGATGAGAAGATCCTTCCTTTGCTTGGTGACATCCTTGAGGCAATGCCAAAAAGAGAGATTGAAGTTATATTCAATCATCTAGGAACATTCCCCAAACAGGGAGGTGACATCATCTACAGTGGGATAGCCCATCATACAGGATTGTTTCAATTACAGAAGACCCTTATTGCCCTGTTGCAAGAATACCATGTGGTTTTCAAGGACACCCGTTTCAAAGCACACATTACACTCTTTCGAAGAGCCCGCTTTAAAGAACTTCCCGATATGCCTCTCTTTTCCAGTAAGGCAAAGAGTATTACCCTTATGCAGTCACATCGCGTACAAGGAGTTCTTACCTATACTCCTCTCATTTCTAAAACAATACAATAA
- a CDS encoding alpha-glucosidase — protein MKIVLIGAGSAQFGLGTLGDIMLSKTLVGSTISLVDINEQALQKVYGKATAFVEENNLLFTIEATTDRKKALQGCDVVVISIEVGNRFPLWDEDWTIAQQYGIAQVYGENGGPGGVFHSLRIIPVIMEICEDVISLCPDAWIFNYSNPMTAIVTTVLRKYPSLKFVGICHEIASLERYLPSILETPFSNLQTRSAGLNHFSVLLEAYYRDSGKDAYPDILNRAPAFFEKEPGYSDILSYMQQHGEAFITEGSTHRPLPEGTRSKKPWADRTLFKEILDHYHLLPITVDSHFGEYISWAQEVVDHKGIKDFYFLYQKMLSRLEPKIELKVTERLVYILEGIEENSGYEELAVNILNNGLIKDLPPWIAVEVPAKVYSKGMKGVAFDNFPKGFAALLRNYCGVYDLTAEAVLQGKKEYVIQALLANPVVHTMRNIPELVEVMIERQRRWLGYLR, from the coding sequence ATGAAGATAGTTCTTATTGGGGCAGGCAGTGCACAGTTTGGGCTTGGTACCCTTGGCGATATTATGCTAAGCAAAACATTGGTGGGAAGTACCATCAGTCTGGTTGATATCAATGAACAAGCATTGCAAAAAGTGTATGGCAAGGCCACAGCATTTGTCGAAGAGAATAATCTTCTTTTTACCATTGAGGCAACCACTGACCGCAAGAAAGCACTGCAGGGTTGTGATGTAGTGGTCATTTCCATCGAAGTGGGAAATCGTTTTCCGCTCTGGGATGAGGATTGGACGATCGCCCAACAGTACGGTATTGCCCAGGTATATGGGGAGAACGGTGGACCTGGAGGAGTATTCCATTCGCTGAGGATTATTCCTGTCATCATGGAAATCTGTGAAGATGTTATCTCTCTTTGTCCAGATGCCTGGATTTTCAACTATTCCAACCCCATGACCGCCATTGTAACGACTGTGCTCAGGAAGTACCCATCACTCAAATTCGTGGGAATTTGCCATGAGATTGCATCACTGGAACGGTATCTCCCATCAATTCTAGAGACTCCATTCTCCAATCTGCAAACACGGAGTGCTGGATTGAATCATTTCAGCGTGCTACTGGAAGCGTACTACCGGGACAGCGGCAAGGATGCCTACCCAGATATTCTGAACAGAGCTCCTGCCTTCTTTGAAAAGGAACCAGGCTACTCCGATATTCTCTCCTACATGCAACAACATGGAGAGGCGTTCATCACAGAGGGATCCACCCATCGTCCACTACCAGAGGGAACAAGAAGCAAGAAGCCCTGGGCGGATAGGACCCTGTTCAAGGAAATTCTTGATCATTACCACTTGTTGCCCATCACCGTTGACAGTCATTTTGGGGAGTATATCAGTTGGGCACAAGAGGTTGTTGACCATAAGGGGATAAAGGATTTTTATTTCTTATATCAAAAGATGCTATCGCGTTTGGAACCAAAGATTGAACTGAAAGTAACCGAACGTCTGGTCTATATTCTTGAAGGCATTGAAGAGAACAGCGGATATGAGGAACTGGCTGTAAACATACTGAATAATGGATTGATTAAAGATCTTCCTCCTTGGATTGCTGTGGAGGTCCCTGCAAAAGTATACAGCAAGGGAATGAAAGGTGTTGCTTTTGACAATTTCCCCAAAGGGTTCGCCGCCCTCCTGAGAAACTACTGTGGTGTGTATGACCTGACAGCTGAGGCTGTGCTGCAAGGAAAGAAGGAGTATGTAATCCAAGCCTTGCTGGCCAATCCAGTGGTACATACCATGAGAAATATTCCAGAGTTAGTTGAGGTGATGATAGAGCGCCAGCGTAGGTGGCTGGGGTATTTGCGTTGA
- a CDS encoding zinc ribbon domain-containing protein — MEKKRYVCPKCGGTHYESDRFQATGGNFAKIFDVQNKRFITVTCTNCGYTELFKQNEQTGWNILDFFLN; from the coding sequence ATGGAAAAGAAACGATATGTATGTCCAAAATGTGGCGGCACTCACTATGAGAGCGACCGGTTCCAGGCAACGGGTGGCAATTTTGCCAAGATTTTCGATGTCCAAAACAAACGGTTCATCACCGTAACTTGTACCAATTGTGGGTACACTGAATTGTTCAAACAAAATGAACAGACAGGATGGAATATTTTGGACTTCTTCTTGAATTAG